In Labrus bergylta chromosome 6, fLabBer1.1, whole genome shotgun sequence, the following proteins share a genomic window:
- the LOC136179481 gene encoding interferon-induced protein with tetratricopeptide repeats 1-like — translation MFVFVFSISAAQSQTTLESLQCHFTWDLDRSRPKLLRLTHKMEDFSTEEGNRWLGHIYNLWGFIQYKLGLNEEANSLFQKAAETLSKLRSADEGPWLVVNYGNLAWLHHHLGDLEESQAYLSKVDALMEKYPSPSQDDLHPEICAEKAWTLMFLGEDKKLVVDYFEKAARMQPDMVDWNTSYVIWLKNVQNFSDTMLDPDLLEKMRQAKERDPENLYLAALYLEQRADEGENIRDEVRELAGNVSTLCCSDSGMWALLNLYIKYISADEAVDLAEKVLKEHPDVRYLKKLVALCYRRRIVYKSCSSPEQSMMDRAIALHEELLSLYPHSSLKREIDLATIYAKSHHSKAKAEQMFQKLLKNEPAEPEDKQMLYNKYATHLYFNRNDSHRSIQYHMKAAAIPEKSFCRENSIRILEESKDRGIMCREIEEFLRNLQEPRQYRWGGKFRGYNFVQAKKK, via the coding sequence atgtttgtttttgtattctccatcagtgctgctcagagtcaaaccacactggagtccctgcagtgccactTCACCTGGGACCTGGACCGCAGCAGGCCGAAACTTTTACGTCTCACGCACAAGATGGAGGatttcagcacagaggagggaaatagatggctgggccacatttacaacctgtgggggttcattcagtataaactggggttaaatgaagaggctaacagtttgttccagaaggctgcagagaccctCAGCAAGCTGAGAAGCGCAGATGAGGGTccttggttagtggtgaactacgggaacctggcctggctgcaccaccacctgggagatctagaggagagtcaggcttatctgtcaaaggttgatgccctgatggaaaaatacccatctccatcacaggacgacctccatccagagatctgcgctgaaaaggcctggaccctgatgttcttaggagaggataagaagctggttgttgattactttgagaaagctgccaggatgcagccggacatggtggattggaacaccagctatgtcatatggttaaagaacgtacaaaacttcagtgacacaatgctggaccctgacctcttggagaaaatgagacaagccaaggaacgggatccagagaacttgtacctCGCTGCACTCTACCTTGAAcaacgtgctgatgaaggagaaaacattcgagatgaagtccgtgagttggctggaaatgtgagcactctgtgctgcagtgacagtggcatgtgggccttactaaacctttacataaaatacatatctgctgatgaggccgttgatttggcagagaaagttctgaaagaacatccagatgtgcgTTATCTGAAGAAATTAGTTGCGCTCTGCTACAGAAGGAGGATCGTTTATAAAAGCTGTAGTTCcccagaacaaagcatgatggacagagcaatcgctctccacgaggagctgctctctctttaccctcactcttcactcaAAAGGGAAATAGACCTCGCAACTATCTatgcaaagtcacatcacagcaaggccaaagctgagcagatgtttcagaaactgctcaaaaatgaacctgcagaacctgaagacaaacagatgctatacaacaaatatgcaactcatttatactttaatcgaaatgactcccacaggtcgatacagtatcacatgaaggcagcagcaataccaGAAAAATCCTTCTGCCGTGAGAACAGCATCAGAATCCTGGAGGAGAGTAAAGACAGAGGcataatgtgcagagaaatagaggagtttctcagaaatCTGCAAGAGCCAAGGCAGTACAGATGgggaggcaaatttagggggtacaattttgtccaagcaaaaaaaaaataa